The Methanosarcina barkeri str. Wiesmoor DNA segment TGCAATTCCATACATCAGGGAGAGCAATAATGGGAAAATCATCAATATATCTTCAGTAGGAGGATTACACGGGCTTCCGGATTTTTCTGCATACTGTGCTTCGAAGTTTGGAGTAAACGGCATAACAGAGTCCGTTGCTGCCGAGCTGGAAGGAGAAATAAAAGTCTATGCAATCTGCCCGGGCGCTGTGGATACGGATATGTACAGATCACTCTTTTCGGACAGACCTTCGCTCAAGCCAGAGCACATCGCAGAAAAGGTGCTGGAACTTGCCTCGCCTGATTCAAAAGTTACATCCGGGAAGATAATCGAGATACAGGCTCTTCCAGTCCCTCAGCTTTAACTGTAAAAACCAAAGAGCGGGCATCCGGCAATTCTGGCGAACTTACAATATTTTTGTCATGTCTTACTGTATTCTTTTGCCAGAATTATTCTTTCTTCTTTAAACTTGTCTATTTTTTTATAAATTTTCCATTTTCTTTGGCATGAAGGTACGTGATTATTTGTTTTGCACATACTCCCTTCTTCATTTTATCCCATAATTACGGTTATTTAACTCATTATTTTAATTCATTCATCAACCGAGAATATCGTGGTCTCAACAATCTTCCTCTTTTGAATATCTCCTTTTGATATCCGGTTGATATCCGGTCTAGTCTTCATACATCTCGTCATTTATAATAAGGTGCCATATTATCCTTGCAATTTTCCTTGCCGCTTTCTCTCATATGAATTAATGTAAAAACAGCCTCGTAAGCTACATTGTTAATAAAATGTAAAATCATCATATTAATTTCCGATTAAATAGTAATATCATCTATTAATTAGCTTGACATTGTCAGATTATCTCTTTTTTGGAGTTGTTACTACATATTTTTCCAATTGATTCCCCTATTTTGAATATTTTTGACTCGACATTTTTGTTTTCTCATTATTCACCTTGATCAATACAGTAATTATTTGTAATGTCCTTCATTTTCACTTTCAAAATTGCATACTTATCAGTAACCAGAACGAAAATTCAGTAAAATCCTACTCATGTTTTTTGTCAAGAACCTTTCAATCTACTTGCTCTTGCTCTGTCTCTCATCTCATTATCATGATTTAATATTCTTGCAAGCTCTCCCGCATTTAATATCTTCAATGGATTATGGAATTTCATAATCAAAATGACACCATGAAGTGAAATCTTATGAAATTTCATAAATTTTATTTTGTACGACAACAGAATAAGCATCGCAAGCATAACCAATGCCATATGGTGATGCCATGCATTCCAGCTTCTCACCATGTATTCAGACATTCCACAATATACTTTTGCATCTTGAAATGCTCTCTCAATCCAGTACCTTGAGCTCTGCATTTTTGCAAGTTCGTCTAATGAAGTATCCTCAGAAGCGTTACATAATGAATATTTAATGTCATTAGACTCTACATCTTTACTTATGAGAAGCCATAATGGCTTCTCACAAGGTAATTTATTTTGACGTCTCCAAACTTTTATAGCCTTAAAATAGACTTTTTTGTACCCTCTTTCCGTTTTTCTAACTTTGATAAGTTTCCATCCATCAATTGAACTGGAAAGAGAATCAATTCTTGTTGATAATGTATTCAAAACCTTAGAAATTGTGGGTTTTCTTCCTCTTGTTCCCTTTTTTTCAGGAATCCCAACTAATGGTTCCTCAATATAAACAAGAGTATCGACCGCTACATCTGCAACAAAAGTTAAGCCTCTATTTTCAAGTTCTGTCAATAACTCCGGATTTTCACCGTAGAATCCATCCATTGTAACATAGGAAAAAGGAATACCTTCCTCTATTGCGTTATCAATCATTTCAAGGCCAAGCTCATGCTTGGTTCGGAACTTTATTTTCTCAGGAGGAATTTTAGCCTTTAAACAACGTGCCTTGTCATTAATCCATTTTTGTGGGAGATATAATCTCTCATCAATCAACATTCTCTTCTGTTTCTTAAAATAAGCAAGGAACACACCAACCTGACAATTATTCTTTTTTCCAAGGTTGCCGCAATACTGATGAGAAACTCCAACAGAACTATTTCCAGATTTTTTTATGCTTGATTCGTCAAGTATAAGAACACCATTTTTGCCTATAGTTTTAATGGCATATGTTCGAACAGATTTGAGGAGATCTGCAGGACGCCAAGGAGAAGTTGAGATAAAATGGCTTAGTGATTGGTTGTTAGAGCATTTACAACAATAGATTGCCATTTTTCTCATATTTTTCCTATAGGGGAGAAGAAACAAACCATTAAGGTAATCAATGCCGGTTGAAACAACACAACGAGTTTTCGTTTGGAAATAGGATTCAAGATGTTTCTCTGAAATGTATTTTTCTACAGAAATATTATTTGACT contains these protein-coding regions:
- a CDS encoding IS701 family transposase, which codes for MKQITDDFIKSNNISVEKYISEKHLESYFQTKTRCVVSTGIDYLNGLFLLPYRKNMRKMAIYCCKCSNNQSLSHFISTSPWRPADLLKSVRTYAIKTIGKNGVLILDESSIKKSGNSSVGVSHQYCGNLGKKNNCQVGVFLAYFKKQKRMLIDERLYLPQKWINDKARCLKAKIPPEKIKFRTKHELGLEMIDNAIEEGIPFSYVTMDGFYGENPELLTELENRGLTFVADVAVDTLVYIEEPLVGIPEKKGTRGRKPTISKVLNTLSTRIDSLSSSIDGWKLIKVRKTERGYKKVYFKAIKVWRRQNKLPCEKPLWLLISKDVESNDIKYSLCNASEDTSLDELAKMQSSRYWIERAFQDAKVYCGMSEYMVRSWNAWHHHMALVMLAMLILLSYKIKFMKFHKISLHGVILIMKFHNPLKILNAGELARILNHDNEMRDRARASRLKGS